ATTCCCCCGGCTGCCTGTCTCCTTTTGTGCCGGCGTAACTGTCCACAACATTCAGGATGTGCTGTCCTGTGGTTTTTCACCGGTCACCGTTTGTTCAGATCTTTTAAAGCCGGGCGGATATGGCCGGTTATCCCAGTACGTGGAAAAGATGGGCACCCTGCCCGATTCTTTTTCTTCAGAAGCCCGGCAATATCTCAGGACTTATGCACAAAAAGTGGCAGACAATCCCCTGTATCAGGCAACCTACCCCAACATCAAAACAGATCGGGAACTGAAATCCTTTGATTGTATTGCCGCACCCTGCGTGGGAACCTGTCCTGCCAATCAAAATATCCCCGAGTATATGTACCGCACAGCCAATGACGACCTTCCCAATGCCTTCCGGACCATACTCGGCACCAATCCTTTCCCGTCTGTTACAGGCATGGTCTGCGATCACCTGTGCCAGACCAAATGCACCCGGATCAACTACGAAAAGGCTTTACTGATCCGTGATATCAAGCGCTATGTTGCTGAAAATGCCCCGGTGGAAGAACTGACGCCTTCGACTCAAAAAAACGGAAAACACGTTTCTATCATCGGAGCGGGCCCGTCGGGACTGGCCTGTGCGTATTTTCTCATCCTTTCCGGATTCGATGTGGATGTATATGAAACCAAAGCATTTCCCGGGGGCATGGCCGCCGATGCCATCCCCAAATTCCGTCTTTCTGAAAAAGCACTGCAGGAGGATATCCACCGCATCGAAAAACTGGGGGTAAGAATCCACACATCCCAAAATATTGATCAGGACCGTTTCGAAGCCATCCGGCAAAAAAGTGATTTTGTATACATTGCCGTTGGGGCTCAGAAATCCCTGAAGGTTTCCATTCCCGTAGACGATCTACAAAAGGTCCCAGCAACTATGAATAATTATAAAAAAACCTCTGCGCCCTCCGCGGTTAACCCAAAAGGGTTCCTTGATCCTCTGGAATTTTTATCTGCCGTACGGCAGGGGAAAGAAAAATTTTCCGGGAAACAGGTCCTGGTATTAGGTGGTGGTAACACCGCCATGGATGCGGCACGAACAGCCAGACGGCTGGCGGGAAAAGATGGGGGTGTTACTATCATCTACCGGCGGACCCGGCGGGAAATGCCGGCAGATCAGGATGAAATCTCGGCTGCCCTGAAAGAGGGTATCAAGCTGATGGAACTGGCGGCGCCGGAAAAAATCCTGTCTGAAAAGGGACACGTCACCGGACTGGTTTGCAGCCGTATGAAACTGGGGGAAAAAGATGCTTCCGGGCGACCCCGTCCGGTTAAAATCGAGGGAAGTGAATTCACACTGAAAGCAGATACGCTGATTCCCGCCTTTGGCCAGGAACGGGATATACCTTTTATGTCTGCAAATGACCTTGAAATCCGGGATTCTGAGACCCGGGAAACACAAATAGATAACATTTTTATTGGCGGAGACGCTTTCAGGGGGGCTGCAACGATCATCAAAGCCATCGGAGACGGACGACAGACGGCCCGGGTGATTCTTGAACGGTGCGGACAGGCACTTGAAACAGCCCGGCTTACCATCCCCCGGGAAAGCCGTTCACACCGGGAGCACCACAAAGCCCGGGCACGAATTGTTCCAGGTGTACATCCTGAAGAAATCCCCCTGGAAAAACGGGACGGGCAAAACCTTGTGGAACTCACACTGACACACGAGAATGCCGTAACAGAAGCGTCCCGCTGCCTGCTGTGCGATGAGGTCTGCGATATCTGTGTTACGGTGTGTCCCAACCGGGCAAACATCTCCTACACAGTAGAACCTTTTGAAATTCCCCTGAAAAAAATCCAGTGGAAAAACAAGCAGATTGAAACGAAAAAGGATGGTATATACCGGATCCGCCAGCCTTACCAGGTCTTGAATATCGAGGATTTCTGCAACGAGTGCGGAAACTGTACGACATTTTGTCCCACCGCCGGGGCACCGTATAAAGACAAGCCCAAAGTAGCCCTGACGGAAGAGAGTTTCCGGAATATGACAGAGGGGTTTTTCCTGGAGAACCGGGTACTCCGCTATAAGAAAGAGGATGAAATCCTCTCCCTGACAGAAACAAAAGACGCCTGGATATACGAAGGCAAAGATTTTTCCGCAATCCTGGATCAAAAGTCCTTTGAAATCCGTAGCATAGATATCTCATCACGGGAACAGAAAGAGATCCGTCTGCATGACGCCGTCACTATGAGTCTGATACGAAAAACACTGATACACGAAAGGATAGGATATGAGAACCGCTGAATATATCCGGCAAAAAGCCCGTGAATACCGGAATGACACTGCCCAATACCTGTCAGAGATGGTAAAGATTCCTTCTG
This window of the Candidatus Neomarinimicrobiota bacterium genome carries:
- the ygfK gene encoding putative selenate reductase subunit YgfK; its protein translation is MSDRFGIIPFRILMSYLLRSLELGRAFGIYDHLFFTPSDKDPFKTEIFGQPLDTPVGPAAGPHTQMAQNIVSAWLCGARYIELKTVQTLDEITVSKPCIELQDEGYNCEWSQELKIEESFTEYLKAWILIHLLHHKFRHPGPVGTVFNMSVGYDMAGILKENVQWFFHKMADCRTEKEALLDEIRDLYPAVDELNIPNCISNNITLSTMHGCPPDEIEKIGTYLLEEKKLHTYIKLNPTLLGAEKIKDILNKLGYETRVPDVAFEHDITWDAAKQVIRSLQNKAKKHGLHFGVKLTNTLEALNHKDVFSEDAMYMSGKALHPISINVADMVRQEFPRLPVSFCAGVTVHNIQDVLSCGFSPVTVCSDLLKPGGYGRLSQYVEKMGTLPDSFSSEARQYLRTYAQKVADNPLYQATYPNIKTDRELKSFDCIAAPCVGTCPANQNIPEYMYRTANDDLPNAFRTILGTNPFPSVTGMVCDHLCQTKCTRINYEKALLIRDIKRYVAENAPVEELTPSTQKNGKHVSIIGAGPSGLACAYFLILSGFDVDVYETKAFPGGMAADAIPKFRLSEKALQEDIHRIEKLGVRIHTSQNIDQDRFEAIRQKSDFVYIAVGAQKSLKVSIPVDDLQKVPATMNNYKKTSAPSAVNPKGFLDPLEFLSAVRQGKEKFSGKQVLVLGGGNTAMDAARTARRLAGKDGGVTIIYRRTRREMPADQDEISAALKEGIKLMELAAPEKILSEKGHVTGLVCSRMKLGEKDASGRPRPVKIEGSEFTLKADTLIPAFGQERDIPFMSANDLEIRDSETRETQIDNIFIGGDAFRGAATIIKAIGDGRQTARVILERCGQALETARLTIPRESRSHREHHKARARIVPGVHPEEIPLEKRDGQNLVELTLTHENAVTEASRCLLCDEVCDICVTVCPNRANISYTVEPFEIPLKKIQWKNKQIETKKDGIYRIRQPYQVLNIEDFCNECGNCTTFCPTAGAPYKDKPKVALTEESFRNMTEGFFLENRVLRYKKEDEILSLTETKDAWIYEGKDFSAILDQKSFEIRSIDISSREQKEIRLHDAVTMSLIRKTLIHERIGYENR